The DNA segment TGGCGCGAAAATTTAAGTAATAAATGCTGTGTAttgtgtaattaaaaatataataagaatatagaTTCCAGAAGAATTCTCAATATCATAAGGTTAGagataattttaatacatttgtataACGAGCTCATCATATATAGGCATCTTGACAGAGCGCTCCGCACAAGTGCTTTATGTGGCAGTCTTGAATAGATAATTCATTAGTACCATATTATTTTGTAATGGTGCTTTGTCTTTTCCTAGTTTTTAAAAACCATTTCGGCACGTGAAAATCCATCAACAGATTGCTCAAACATACTTTATATTAATAATCtaattttttagaataatttatttttcataataaaaaatggagttttttAGCGTACTACGTCGtgataaactttatatatttaaaataaatattgctgattcgtctctctctctctctctctctctctctctctctctctctctctctctctctctctctctcgcgtcagGGCAGTGCAGAATATATCCTACACTTTTAATCAAACAAATTGTGATAGCAGTATCTGTGAGACTTCCCCAAAATCTAACTTTTTACGTACCTTGTATGTTAAGAAACGTTGTAAATAGTTCCGAAGATAGTTTATTTCAGCATAtgattttactgtacagtaagtgACAAGGCAGAAGAATGATAATTGATCTTCTTTAAGAATGTAGCGCagaagctgaaaggaaaatttacttcagtaaaaataaaagaaaaatactgacgGTAGTAGTCAggcataaaaataagcaaataaataaccaaataaatttataaagattAGTTAAGTGTATCGTATTATTTAATTAAGATTACTATAAGATACACTTAACTAATCTTTATAAATTTGTTTGGTTAtttatatgcttatttttatGCCTGACTACTAACgtcagtattttcctttatttttatactttgcgCAACTGACCTGTTCCAGTATTTCGTCATTGTTTATATTCCCCAGTGGTTTTAAGCTGaagtaaattttcctttcagcttctGCGCTACATTCTTAAAGAAGATCAGTTATCATTCTTCTGCCTTGTCACTTACTGAACAGTAAAATCATATGCTGAAATAAACTATCTTCGGAAATATTTACAACGTTTCTTGACATACAAAGTGCgtaaaaaattagattttggGGAAGTCTCACAGATACTGCTATCGCAATTTGTTTGATTAAATGTCTAGGATATACTCTGCACTgccctgacgagagagagagagagagaggaatgaacaatatttattttaaatatataaagctatatgTTTATCACGACGTAGTACgctaaaaaatccattttttattatgaaaaataaattattctaaaaaattaGATTCCACAGTAATCTacagaatcattttatttttgtttattcttacgTTGTACGTCCTGATCCAAGCTAGCGAGCGCTTGATAccggaaaaaaaagtatttttaaaaggtCCCCAGAAAAAAATAGTCATTTCAATAAGATCGAGACGTGGGGTGAAAGAATTTATCACATCGATACTCATTGTGCctcaatcatttatatatatatatataaatatatatatagatatattgtgtatatatatatatatatatatatatatatatatatgtatatatatatatatatatatatatatatatatatatatatgtatatatatatatatatatatgtatatatatatacatatgtatgtatgtatatatatatataaatatatatatatatatatatatatatatatatatatatatatatatatatatatatatatatatatatatatatatattctcttgtatATCATAAAATAGGAATGCCATCATCTTAAGCAGTGATTAAACTTACATGCTTAGCGAACCCATCATAGACTGCATTACAGTCTGGCCTCACTGGCTAAAATATGATTGGAGGAGGTACTATCAGGACAAGGCTGACGACCTGGAACTATGGTCCAGAGACAAAACCTCACTCCTTCTCCCACCCTTTCCAGGAGAAGATGAGGTCACTTTGGATGAATGCCTCATTCCATTTCACATCATTGCAGGTACaccaaatgaaagataaaacctctaaaaaaaatttcattcatctgCAGTTATTAAAATAATTGCAGGTTCTCACCATTCTCACCGAACCCCAGGTAAGCTATGAAGTTGTCAGTCGTCCTGCCTCAGGAATTCCTTTCATATTAGATCTGTAGCCTCATTGTGAAATAATGTCTTAATATTTTGTGTTGactgcaaatatattttcattttttcaagtagACTGACGGTGTGGCAggaaagtgtatatacatatatatatatatatatatatatatatatatatatatatatatatatatatatatatatatatatatatatatatatatatataaacaaaatggagATTCTCTGAAGTTGTGAAGGGAGTTTCATCCAAAGAATAGTACTGTTCATTTCTGAAATCCTTGAAACCGTTATTTCCTTCTCTTGGAAGAAACAAATGTAATTCGATATCCATTAAATGTGTATCGTTttacattacaataaaatatcagGTTTTACAGAGAATGCATTACGATTCGCATCTATAgtactgtttcatttttatatgtttctctctctctctctctctctctctcgacctttaTTGACCTAAGCTGAAGCGTGTCATAAGCGGATTGATTCATCGGATTATGGATTCCCAAAGTTCATACCATGGCGTCGCATGTTCGCTAAGCAATGAAAACCAAATGGAATGTAATCCCGTGTGATGGATttgttggttttatattttatttgattcaaaaGCGCCCCTTCGttctctttatcttttctcttacACATGTTTTTCCCCTcgctttttttttcgttctctttCCAAGGTTCAATGTACTTATATTTTTAGTTGCATGCAGAGTaatgcctgcctgcctctctctctctctctctctctctctctctctctctctctctctctctctctatatatatatatatatatatatatatatatatatatatatatatatatatatatatatatatatatatatatatatatatatatttcatatgtacattcatagattcacactcacatatacacagacgcatatgtatatatatatatatatatgtatatatatatatatatatatatatatatatatatatatatatatatatatatatatatatatatatatatatatatatatatatattattgtcacgatgtgttccaagtacctggttattaaacaactaatcacagaattcaaaaatttacctcacttctcccagatacctgaactctcataataataaaaattacgactgagtactctaaaggcaacagtgattccttaaaaagtttattaatcgcatgaaaaatcaaacttaagttcatcaaaacaattgtgaggtatcaacaattaaacaagagatatactagagcaaaagggcatcactccatcaaacaactccaactgtctccctggtcttaattcacttcagcaaaactaaaggaacaaaacatgtttatcactttgccttatgtacacCCACCAAAGAAACCGATGTCGCCTCGCCAAACCTTGCTGGGAGAGATCATATCTTTCTTGCTGTGAACGGTAGCTGAAGTTACAACTACCAATACATAGTTACGATGATTCGAATGAGAAGAGGAGGGAAATTACCAAATTCAGACAAAAAAGTgcaataatgactgaaatatatttcaaggagagagagagagagagagagagagagagagagagagagagagagagagagagagagagagagagaaaattttattcttttaagaaatgtaatcgtATTTTATTTCGATATTAATTATCTCTTTTAAGCACCGAGCACGTGGTGGTGGGGGGTAGGAGGATATTATGATAAGGAGGTTAATGGTGATGGGCAGTGGGGTGATGTTAATGTAGGCCTTGACGAGATTCACTTATCAACATATTTGAAGTGGCGATATTAATACCCCTATTGATAACAGTTAATATCAATTATTCCAATTCGCCATGAAGACAGATATGTATCATTATAGCATTACTTATATCATCGTTTACGTTCTGAATAGTTTTGAGGGAAAGTGGGGGGACCTGGTTTTCCGACGAGGGAGTTTGCGACACAGCCATGGACGATGCGTATCCCAAAAGCCAGTAGCTGAGTAGTTTTGACGGCTGGGGATTTGCAGCCTCTGTGTAACTTTATTAGCTGGTAAACACGATTATCTTTATTACGGCAATCTCCACCATATTGTTGTCTTCTTTAgtccatataatatatacttatatatggcatttttttgtAGAGATGGCGGCGGCAAACAAAGACAACTCTGTTAAGCATATAACTCGAAGAGGTCGGATCATTGGTGAGTGGGAGCGTGGTGTTCCAACACGAGATATTGCCGTGAGCGTTGGAGTGTCAACTCGCACAGTCCAAAGGTGGATATCAAGATGGCGGGAAGAGGGAACATTGTCAAATAGACCTAGGAGAGGACGCCCACGCATAACAACACGACAACAAGACGAACAAATCATTGCAGCATCCAGAGACGACCCCCTGAAAACCTCAGTAACTATCACGCAAGAATTGCATCTCTCGTGCACTCCACAGACAACCAGACAGCGACTGAGGGAGCATGGGATCAGGTGCCATGTTCCGGCGGTCAAAGAGGAGTTAAAGGAATGGCATCGTGACACTCGTCTGGGGTTTGCTCTGCAACATGTTGTTTAGGATATCGATGACTGGAAAAATGTAATCTTCAGTGATGAAACTTACTTTACCTCGATAGTCCAGAGCAATGCACGTCTGGCGACGCATCGGCACAAGATATGATGCTAGAAATATTCAGGAGAGAGCTAGGAGtgggaggtcgtcctcgaagtcgaccacGAGGTCGTcatcgaagtcgacctcgaggtcgtcctcgaagacgacatcgaagtcgtcctcgaggtCGTCCTTGAAGTCGACCTTGAGGTCGTCCTCGacgtcgacctcgaggtcgtgcTCGAAGTCGTCCTGGAAgccgtcctcgagctcgtcctcgaagtcgtcctcgagctaGTCCTCGAAgccgtcctcgagctcgtcctcgaagacGTCCTTGAGgccgtcctcgaagtcgtcctcgaggtCGTCCTTGAAGTCTTCCTGGAGCTCATCCTCGAGGTCAtaatcgaagtcgtcctcgaaatcgacctcgaggtcgtcctcgaagttaACCTCGAGGTTGTCCTTgatgtcgtcctcgaagtcttcctcgagctcataatcgaagtcgtcctcgggctcgtcctcgaagtcgtcctcgaaatcgacctcgaggtcgtcctcgaagtcaacCTCGAGGTCATCCTTgatgtcgtcctcgaagtcttcctcgagctcataatcgaagtcatcctcgagctcgtcctcgaagtcgtcctcgatgtcgacctcgaggtcgtcctcgaggaCGTCCTCGAAGTCGTACTCGAGCCcatcctcgaagtcgtcctcgagctcgtcctcgaagtcgtcctcgagctcgtTCTCGATGTCGTCCTAAatgtcgtcctcgaagtcttcctcgagctcGTGGAGTGCTACTGCGCCTATACTCAGGGTTTTTACACAACACCCGAGCCGTTCGTGGGTGAACTAATTAGATAAAGTCTAGTATGGCTCTGGTGCTGTGTAAAACCCTGAGTATAGGTGCAGTAGCACTCCACGACCCCGATAATGCAACACTTTTATGAGATTTCATGGCTGAACCGATAAGATCACTAACTGGTATTCTGATGTTTAAGGGTTTGAGCCTCGAGGGGGaagattatttttccaaaatcgtCATTGGCAAAAGTTATGGTGATTATGGATATCAGTTTCCctaatttgagagtaaaaaccgTTGAAATATGCTGCATCAAATATAACCAAAAAGTAGCTTCGTTCTTTGCAAACTGAATGGAGAACAGAACCATAATAGCAGATGGCCGAACCGTCCCAAATAGCCACCACTTGAGACATAGTTATCAACAATAGTATGATTAATCTCAGGTGTTCATAATCAGGGGTGCTCGCTCCTCTATGGGATGTAAGGCCGATTCCTAGGGGACCTTCCAGACGAACAAAATAACGCCAGAAGCCAAGAAATACTCGTAAAAATTCTGGTAACACTTCAACAGAAGTTGTGTGAcagggatatttttatttcctcgctACTGGCGTCATTTTGTTGACTATCAGATATAGTAACCATGTTTTCTCCCAGACACTTGTCCGTTCGTCTAGAAGGTGCCTAACTGGTGTgaggatgaatatgaataattaagacaaatatatatttctttatatgcatattacttttttttctcaaaacgaaAATAGTAATAACGCTAGGtttgtcaatgaaaaaaaaaattatcaatacacaTCACATCAATTAtgtttcttaacatttctttaatattttttttttcctattttccaattTTGAGGGTGCGATAACGGATTGCTGATTTGGAAAGGGTgcacactaaagagagagagagagagagagagagagagagagagagagagagagagagagagagagagagagagagagagagagccattttattcttttaataaaggtAATCGCatattgttttgaaagtaatcaccaagaaatttcatgaccttgttttattttaatttcgtatcatatttataagaaaaatccttaaatattgatgaaactggCTATTCATATCAATATTGTCCTAAACAGCCATTTAACTACGTCCTGGTAGTTGGAACGCAAAACATCTTTCAGGGCAaaaggggcattctctctccagccAGGTCTGGTGAGGCGACATCGGTTTCTTTGGTGGGTGTACACaattaatcttattcactggtggtcaatatatgaaacactgttttaaaaaaaaaaaataaataaaaaaatttatttttaaattcaaaattaacaactagaattcacaacctgaaaagatttactattacttgaaaacattgcaaaattttacTAATTCTTAAGTTAAGTTACAAAGGTTAATTTGTCaagcaattaaatcaatcaagcaaaatttaaactatcaagaaaatcttagttaatgaaaattaaatcaagtatgcaatgttaaattataaagaaatatttaaaatgctaagtaaataaatgttaaatcaccagtatataaaatgtgaaaaattaagattccaaacacaagaacacacaaaaatacaacaataatttcattaaggcaaaaatgtctcaatataccttattataccatggtgacaataagtaaaattcactttaccttacacaagcttgtgaaaagttttgcaaaatcacctgaaatgcagctgcttgagattcacaaaacacacttttcctacattcagaccttaaaagctaagattaatactagtgaccacacaaatattttaagttaataatttctctcttttgaagagagagagagagagagagagagagagagagagagagagagagagagagagagagagagagagggggcactacacgaacggtctctgaaagcagaatgaataaattttaggATTTCAGCAAGAAATGAAAGTCAGAGGATGTCATTATCAGAGCAAAAGGTTTTCGGGTCCAAACACCCCATTaaaacaatacgtgatcagagcaatgcaatcttacaaaacttGATGTAATCGATCGAGATGTGTGCATTTACCCTCAACAGTGCATACGTGACTCAAGCAGAAAATCGTATGAGGcaaagctcttaacgaaatctcaacacgatcaaaacagacagcagcCGGCTGGTCACAaacggcacgctttcaaaacaagatgaagaaccaaagttggttttcaaaacagtacatgaaacactgcAAAATCACTAGtcttttcttgtatgagacaaaaccCTATACGACTCAATTGCCATTCCCTCTCTTGTTAACGCTTTATCTTTTGCGAcgacaactgaaccaaaacaagaCATACAAAATcgcgagtacagaacacttgttgctggggGACAAAATGTGAGATCACTTACTACGTTATTGCTAAAATGTACCAATTCTAAGTTACGGTGTTAGgttatccaaatcactaactcttttgagatctgacattacactacatatgatatttcaataattattattattagacagaagacattataactagaatagtaaacgTATCAAAACCATGGAAggctatacatattacaaatatcaaaatatcatatatatatatatatatatatatatatatatatatatatatatatatatatatatatatatatatatatatatatatatatatatatatatatatatatatatatatatatatatatatatatatatatatatgttacaggaatatgcaaaaatcagggatttcacgaaatccctagggaatatgtgaaatgaccaattcgcctaggaacatttgatccccgacgGCTAGTACTAAtgatggcgaaacagtgattcatctacactgttttgctgtgtttattacTAGGCCGTGGGGATCAAATGCACGTTTTAtttctgtaacacacacacacactatatatatatatatatatatatatatatatatatatatatatatatatatatatatatatatatatatatatatatatatatatatatatatatatatatatatatatatatatatatatatatattatatatatatatattgtgcgtcttggctgatcagtttattacttgatttacgtaatcttTACAcagccctgcatgccaaggacgcacgtaacctgtcacttgaagctacgaattaacctcaaagacagtcgttatatTAACCAacggtcgccagttaagggtaattaaccttaacaaagaatattcaatgaataaagactttacgataaacgtcgccaacttcggacgcaggcaatctctactcgttaagatggtggtgaaacacaacggctcttccaaacaatggattcgaggcacaaagaatgcaaaagaattaaaatgacttgcttccCCTAATCCCTAGTCTTACTGGAAtaaattggatgaagctaaacaatataataatttggcttaatctagacttcgtaaaagcgtCTAccgtaaatggtggctggagaatgaaacaaggaAACTGAAATACAGTGGAAGATAAAGTACTTCGACGAAGGATGAACtacaattccagacttaccgttatacGAATGTTGTTACGCATCAACTGTCGAGCGGAAGTTCTGGGTTtgattcgccacttcacttagtacATAGACAAAAGACGGAGAGACCAAAAAAAGACGTCTGCTCTCCGCGAtagtttaagtctctctctcttgtctgaccagTGCTGGGTCAAAGCAGGGTAGCACGTCAtatgccctcagggtctgaaattttgtcaacacATCCGTCGAGTAGAACAGGTAGAAAAAGCTTTAAGACCACCTATCTTAAGGTCggatatggaaatttttcttATGGGGTTAAATACCTAATGCTACTGGGCTTTTTGCTACAACGGAcgttgaagtttgaactgaagacgctcctaatgcgggACAAAAGGCTGTTCCCTGTCTTGGCCagacaaatgttacgagggcgaacaacagtaatatttttaaaaatatatgtatatatatatgtatgtatgtatgtatgtatgtatatgtgtatgtatatgtatatgtatatgtatatgtatttatgtaatggGGGATTATGGATTGTGTGAAGCTGAGAATGCTTGGTTAAGTGAATGTTGAGGTTGTAAGGACAGTTATGAAGTTTGGAGAAGGAAGGGCACCAGGTGATGGGAGGATTACAAGTTAGTGAGATCCTGTGGTACTGTGGTGATAGTGTTAATGAGCCGATGGCCACTGGTTGTAAAGTATGCCGGGCCGAAGCTAAGGTTCCGAGGGAATAAGTGAGAGGAATGATTGTGCCATTGCGCAAAGGTAAAGGTGATAAGgactttgaatattttatttgccTCAAGAAATTTTCACCGTTTTCGGCGTAACTATTTTATCGTTTAATTTTAAGGTACTTTAACATAAACACTTAAGTACAAGCAAAGCTGAATTTAAGGacagttttaatttttagatttttgttttttacattttgttaattttcttttcgttgAGTCTGTTTTTCAAATGGTAAAATTTCAGATTCCCTGATTGCATAATTTTCGGCCTTGCTTTTCGCTGCAATTATTTAGTCAGTAGTTGGGTATTTTCAGATATCTTCAGTCCTTACCTAATCTCTTCCCTGTGGCAGTTTGTTCGACTTTTTCCTACTAAAAAGAGAGGGAATTCATTTCAGGTATTGTATTAACTATCTTTTCTTTATGTTGATTTTGATGGTTTTTTCTTTACTCTCATCTCTGATTTATTTCTGAGTTTACTCCTATTGTATTCTTGTATATATTGTActataattcattattatatttctgtgtGAATCCAGTAGGTATCACTCTGTTGTGCTCAGTTATATCcttcacttaatttcttttttattaactgaaataactttttttttattcaagataaaaaGAACTGATCTATAGAATTGCTGTGTATTTccgagataaagaaaaaatacttaacaGAAACATAAGTGCATTAAGAGTCTTCGTACGAGTTACAAAAGAATGCTATGATAATGATGGCAAATTCGCTACTATCGAAAGTGTTTCCTCCATTAGCCACAAGCACTTTTATGTCAAGGCCCTGAAAGGGGTTCGATGATTACGATTCTTTCTTGCTTCACTTTACCCACATTGATTATAGAATTTGTTACATTCGTAAAAAACGATATTACCTTctaataagttttatttatactaacACCTTTTATCGAAGTGTACCGTGTGGAAAAAATCTTTTGCAATCTTGTCTTCTTATTTAGGTAAAATTTATTGCATCTATCGGATACTTATGTAGACACGTGTGTGTggatgtacacacaaatatatttatatatatatatatatatatatatatatatatatatatatatatatatatatatatatatatatattagcaaaatcCTAAACGCAAATCAACTAACTGTACCCAGGTTTCCCTGAATAAATGTCACTTCCATTTCATTAGCGAACACGACCACAAGATCGCTAGCACTGACACCCAGAGCCATGTGACCGAGTGTATTTAACGGAGTGTTTATGCTCGAAGAGGAGGAATGCTCGTTTCCATCCTGGAGGAAGACCAGGAGGAGTCCAGAAGGACGGCGCAGCATCATAACGCAGATGAGGATTAATGAAGCAGAGGGAAGTTGGTGTCGGGGCCCACGCCCACGCCCAGGACACTCCAATACCTAAAGTGGACGTATATTGCCCATCTGTTACAAAGGGCGTTGTCGGATAACAGCTTTTATAAGTTGACTCTTTGTTCCTTTGTGGAAACACTGGCTCCAACAATTGACGCGTTTGATTGCATCCATTTCTTTGTGAATTGTCTTATCGCAGGCTTTGGATGACACATTATTGCGTTGGTTTTGTCAGGAATTTGCGATACTTTTTATACTCTGCTAAATTAGTTATTTTAATCCAGACAGTCAAGCGTcaatattatattctatttttatctctttagcGAGTATTTTCCGGTAGGGTTATGTTACTGTTAGGggctttcagtatttttattgctgttatcAAGAACATATCCCTTATGACGCCCAAATAGTTTTCAAGGAATGCTTTTCTGACCAtccattttttttgtatgaatgctCACATGCCGTGATTCAACTTTAGAAGAGTTGATGTTAAAAGAGTTGTTATGCCGAAGAGTAACGGTAGGGTGATGTCGACTgcgaatttcatatatttttgtcgaGTTTACGCGACAGTGTTATTAATGTGTAATCATCCAATATAGATATGTGAGTTCAGTATTCGACTGCATCGCCATTTATTGCtgttatttgtctttttgtttgGGACACACAAACCAATGcgcattattctttttcattcttggctacagaattttattgaaattattcatatatttttattatttttccataaaaatctttATACTTTATTGTTCTGAGCTTTTGGAGGACTGCTTGACAAGCTTATTGCAAGTGAACAAAGAACACTGCGACGGTTTTTGTGTCCATCCACCGATAATGCGTCGCTGTAAAATGGATGTTGCTTTTATGAGAAATTATATGTTAGAAGCACAAGAAATGGATTCCTTATAGTTGTGAAACAATAAACGCTGTCATTCTCACTCACTACATGGGTATGTTGCACTTTCGACACTTAGGCAATAGTGATTGAGTATACAGTACGTTTAGATCTGatgaattgattttttcttttactcctaAGCAAATGTGATCTTGTTATGCGACTATATGGAACTAGCGAatatcataattcattttattccGAGTtccagaagctctctctctctctctctctctctctctctctctctctctctctctctctctctctgcattttgcCCTATGATTGCTTGTGTGTAATTGTTTGTGTGTCACGTAATGTATCATAATTATTATGGCATTAACCTTCATTAATTGGCATCAAACTAAgtgatcatttttaataatatactgtaaagtaTGCCTGTAATTATTTCCGacgtttttctcctttctttcgttACTATCATGTCTCCTACTCCCTTACAAAACGTTACTACGTTTATAAAGCCACTACCATTGCACTCAACCCTCCTCTCAACACAAGTAAACCTACTCCTGCGCAACGCTTTCCCCGACAAACCTCCGCGATTCATCCCTTATTCTGAACCCCATTCATGCTCCCAAATTTCCTTGAGAAAACTCGACATTCCCCCAGCAGCTGTACTTGCCCCGTACGTATCTGTCTGTTCCttatatatttagcaatagttcctcattggacgggtcggtatcgttctcggatagcactctgctgggtccgcgttctattctccgaccagccaatgaagaattagaggaatttacctctggcgatagaaattcatttctcggtgtaatgtggttcggattccacaataagttgtaggtcccgttgctaggtaaccaattggttcttagccacgtaaaataagtctaatcattcgggccagccctaggagaactgttaatcaacgcagtggtctggttaaactaa comes from the Macrobrachium rosenbergii isolate ZJJX-2024 chromosome 3, ASM4041242v1, whole genome shotgun sequence genome and includes:
- the LOC136850675 gene encoding uncharacterized protein, with protein sequence MAAANKDNSVKHITRRGRIIGEWERGVPTRDIAVSVGVSTRTVQRWISRWREEGTLSNRPRRGRPRITTRQQDEQIIAASRDDPLKTSVTITQELHLSCTPQTTRQRLREHGIRCHVPAVKEELKEWHRDTRLGFALQHVV